From a single Erpetoichthys calabaricus chromosome 1, fErpCal1.3, whole genome shotgun sequence genomic region:
- the prx gene encoding neuroblast differentiation-associated protein AHNAK isoform X11: MAMPMEITVVQETLKKSELMEVVVETEAEAGARGFSVSGGGAQGIFVKEVLKDSPAAKALSLREGDQLLSARVYFDNVKYEDALKILQCAEPYKVSFLLKRNVPSADISTSSGSASLEVKGPKAKMPKLSVKSIAPLRKKKKKAKAGSRLSAEVTLPASGKFKREASPAKFELSPVDVEFAFPKFPKLKGVSKTTTEGDISLKSPEIQASVARRKKKKIRLPRMRVKDAAAARAVVDVDLKSPEGKVELGTPETKVKTKEKSTKFGISFPKTKKPKVDAGLSCLEASKGISPPGIKLKPPEVEFDFSLPTGKADSKTAKGEVSKEDVKIKTPKVELDFGLPSGKAEAKISHPDINVKDTMKEGIKFKAPKLDLDISLPKGKVEDTIAMPEAEVKSKDGFKFKPPKLDLDLSLPAGSVDSTEGDLDKDGRLRMPQVKIPKIGVSLPSAEFEGDTSKDRYKRDSYGKEDKHKAGLKMPSIDIDAPSLNIEIGLPTSKADSEGDVKFHPSEGSTGAGLKAPDVEIKMPKMTLPKFSGAEGEIKAPKTDVHRGKMEIEGPDFKLKGPKIKMPSFGVTLPTKTRDKSQAEHEHMIHEDGETGKIKLPTVKMPSIDISVPVPDVDLHLPKGKTSGPEAGIDKKIHHSQEELDIKMKMPKISIPKFSMFGKLETPSADVNVSPPKVDVKSPKADLTLRDIEVEGPSAKGANITMPKIDISLPKIKSPDMDLNMPELDIEGPSIKGPKISMPTVDISLPKMKHPEGHLDFEGPSVKGPNISMPTVDISLPKMKHPEGHLDIEGPSVKGPKISMPTVDISVPKIKHPEVDLNIEGPSVKGPKIAMPTVDISLPKIKHPEADLDIEGPSVKGPKIAMPTVDISLPKMKHPEAHLDIEGPSVKGPKIAMPTVDISVPKMKHPEVDLNIEGPSVKGPKISMPKFDISLPKMKHPEADLDIEGPSVKGPKIAMPTVDISLPKMKHPEAGLDIDDLSVKGPKISMPKFDISLPKMKHPETDLDIEGPSVKGPKIAMPTVDISLPKMKHPEADLDIEGPSVKGPKIAMPTVDISLPKMKHPEADLDIEGPSVKGPKISMPKFDISLPKMKHPEADLNIEGPSVKGPKISMPKFDISLPKMKHPEADLNIEGPSVKGPKIAMPTVDISLPKMKHPEADLNIEGPSLKGPKISMPTVDISLPKMQHPEADLDIKGPSLKGPKISMPTVNISLPKMKHPEVDLDIQDPSLKGPKITMPEVDISLPKMKHPEVDLNAEGPSVKGPKIVMPTVDISLPTIKPSDTELDIEGPSLKGPKIGIPKVDISLPKRKSAEIGVSVPEGDTNLSMPSMKIPTIDINMPKIDLDLSISKTMEGASMELPESTTGRNFEGPDIHLKMPKISLPTFGVKDNAEAECKGDVKLPKAKVDKKASEFEGSKPKLPTIKVPGLDISVPEVPDVDINIKAPKSKSDYTVEGDISGKQHDFNIKGPNVKIEMPKLPKFKKDKSNVEVQPPHVDIESGDAKMKGLKIKMPKFGLSFPKGKLKEGEVDVSGQMKASGKMPEGKIKFPKEKHSMEMPDVNTDTTDGKIKLPSVALPSVDISAPKMDIDFSLPKGKRGDKEQVGLLKGEDERLSSGASFDVPDVSLKIPKFTLPKFAGKVKTDNVELDSKHLKADIQPSPAKVDIEGKFPSVEFDVDGKPKEKDMKIKMPKMKIPTFGITKKDEDVTVITPDVDTKIKKGKVQMKSPTIELEGPEGKVKSPKIKFPKFKISSPKTKLPDAEVKIGTEKGVKEGVQTPDVTIDMPKISMPKFGTKDGKMNVDVSVPEEGKLKMPSLEISLPTVSHKEGEVLLPKAEVDVSEADIKGYEGDLKIPKMPSLDISAPKFELDISLPKVKDDSALDPKLDIKAKKEGDLDGTDWKLKMPQVDLPKFGHKEKNINLELDIPAGKADAKIAKPEISISKASVDVPDFEMQGAEGRIKMPKIKMPKVDISLPKGDGVTESEDKITRPEFEDPAADGKIKLPSFGKLSAPTVKAPELDFELSLRKPKHETEIEGNWKGRKGAETDLGVTSEKSEYYIKMPKMKMPELSISGPQIKGSDLEIDVGLSKLDTGKEKIKGDLPKIQGSPGVTIKAPKIKAPKVDADVKAPEADIEGTSGKFKMKIPKFGLSTTKDEGEVNVDLQQETKFKVPDVGFSVTKDGDHSTNIDLSLPKDSKVKGPKKEGKLEVDLPSVELDIPEGGIKVPKLKIPKIGVMTSKEMLEGEVAFVSDSEEAEEKAKKHHFKFPNVEISSSKPKGYAEVDVKTSGRDMDLEGQTDGLKLKMPKITVPSVGFSDSKDQHYSTELITPDSDADIKIPKIDIKVPKIDINIPKVEIKAPAVNVKAPEEESLEMDEEHKSKVKLPEFGIALPSVTRLETETSDVKLKVKGPQIKVKNAEAISKSPQSDGDAEGPKMPKVKKAVFAFPRFNGADASLSHSQGEVNLGAGETKTRVPKIKMKPTFGKLRSKTKGAEVNGDAEEIDGEEDEKHKTGKMKIPKVTLAVSAKTSDGAGYHVNGQSDPASTNASQQDKSKFGKMKIPKIEFSSPYSKGAVDEGEAEMNMKLVKEEEASMSNGDSKGLKFKSPKITFSGFKKKTGKEEIEKPVSSSARTEMACLESGDKPISQSPKPKVSIGLFSSKSRGEYTVEQRTNGQEAQEESGKHHLEGRGDKSPKFKLPKFSLSPKSKGVLVITPESSPKASQRSSQQKEGEESSSGFKIQMPRVGFKSRQDEHTSEERIIMDDEDESVIIVSKTSKHTITESVTEKSTTI; encoded by the exons GAGATCAGCTGCTTAGTGCCAGGGTGTACTTTGACAATGTCAAATATGAAGATGCCCTGAAGATTCTTCAGTGTGCTGAGCCATACAAAGTATCGTTCCTGCTGAAGCGCAACGTTCCCAGCGCAGACATCAGCACCTCGTCAGGCTCAGCCAGCCTGGAAGTCAAAGGTCCCAAAGCCAAGATGCCAAAACTG AGTGTTAAAAGCATTGCTCctttgagaaagaaaaagaagaaagccaAGGCCGGTTCAAGGTTAAGTGCAGAAGTAACTCTTCCTGCATCAGGCAAATTCAAGAGGGAGGCCTCACCAGCTAAGTTCGAGCTGAGTCCAGTGGATGTGGAATTTGCCTTCCCAAAATTTCCAAAGCTGAAAGGTGTGAGCAAGACAACCACGGAAGGCGATATTAGCCTCAAAAGTCCAGAGATACAAGCTAGCGTTGCAAGacggaagaaaaagaaaatcagattaCCTAGAATGAGAGTAAAagatgcagcagcagcaagagctgtggtggatgtggatctaaaatcACCAGAAGGGAAGGTAGAACTGGGTACCCCAGAAACTAAAgtcaaaactaaagaaaaatccacaaaattTGGAATTTCTTTTCCAAAAACTAAGAAACCAAAAGTTGATGCAGGACTTTCATGCTTAGAGGCAAGCAAAGGGATAAGTCCACCTGGAATCAAATTAAAGCCTCCAGAAGTAGAGTTTGACTTTAGCCTCCCAACTGGAAAAGCAGATTCTAAGACTGCTAAAGGGGAGGTGAGTAAGGAAGATGTCAAAATCAAGACGCCTAAAGTGGAGCTTGATTTTGGTTTGCCCTCAGGCAAAGCTGAAGCCAAAATATCCCACCCAGATATTAATGTTAAGGACACAATGAAAGAAGGCATTAAATTTAAAGCACCAAAACTTGATCTGGATATCAGTTTACCAAAAGGAAAGGTAGAGGATACAATAGCTATGCCAGAGGCTGAGGTGAAAAGTAAAGATGGTTTTAAATTTAAGCCGCCTAAATTGGATCTTGATCTTAGTCTGCCTGCAGGGAGTGTTGACTCAACTGAAGGAGACCTAGATAAGGATGGAAGGCTCAGAATGCCTCAAGTGAAGATTCCAAAAATAGGGGTTTCCTTACCATCTGCTGAATTTGAGGGTGACACTTCCAAAGACAGATACAAAAGAGATTCTTACGGCAAGGAAGACAAGCATAAAGCTGGACTAAAGATGCCGTCTATTGACATTGATGCGCCATCATTAAACATTGAAATTGGCTTGCCAACATCTAAAGCAGACAGTGAAGGAGATGTGAAATTTCATCCATCTGAGGGTAGTACAGGAGCTGGTTTGAAGGCTCCTGATGTTGAAATAAAAATGCCAAAGATGACACTTCCAAAATTTAGTGGAGCTGAGGGAGAAATTAAAGCTCCAAAGACAGACGTGCATCGTGGTAAAATGGAAATAGAAGGTCCAGATTTTAAACTAAAGGGGCCCAAAATAAAGATGCCATCATTTGGTGTTACCTTACCTACAAAGACAAGAGATAAATCTCAGGCAGAACATGAGCACATGATTCATGAAGATGGTGAAACAGGAAAAATTAAGTTACCAACTGTCAAAATGCCTTCCATTGATATCTCGGTGCCAGTTCCAGATGTGGACTTGCATCTTCCTAAAGGAAAGACAAGTGGACCAGAAGCTGGCATAGATAAAAAAATTCATCACAGCCAGGAAGAGTtggatataaaaatgaaaatgccaaAAATATCCATTCCAAAGTTCTCCATGTTTGGCAAGTTAGAAACACCATCAGCTGATGTAAATGTTTCCCCTCCTAAAGTAGATGTTAAATCTCCAAAAGCGGATCTGACTCTCAGAGACATTGAAGTTGAGGGGCCTTCTGCTAAAGGAGCTAATATAACAATGCCAAAAATTGATATTTCTCTACCCAAAATAAAGTCACCGGATATGGATCTGAACATGCCTGAACTAGATATAGAGGGTCCTTCCATAAAGGGGCCTAAGATATCCATGCCAACAGTTGACATTTCTCTTCCCAAAATGAAACATCCAGAAGGACACTTGGATTTTGAAGGTCCTTCGGTAAAGGGGCCTAATATATCAATGCCAACAGTTGACATTTCTCTTCCCAAAATGAAACATCCAGAAGGACACTTGGATATTGAAG GTCCTTCTGTAAAGGGGCCTAAGATATCAATGCCAACAGTAGACATTTCTGTACCAAAAATAAAACATCCAGAAGTAGATCTGAATATTGAAGGTCCTTCTGTAAAGGGCCCAAAGATAGCGATGCCAACAGTTGACATTTCCTTACCAAAAATTAAACATCCAGAAGCAGATCTGGATATTGAAGGTCCTTCTGTAAAAGGCCCAAAGATAGCCATGCCAACAGTTGACATTTCCTTACCAAAAATGAAACACCCAGAGGCACATCTGGATATTGAAGGTCCTTCTGTAAAGGGCCCTAAGATAGCCATGCCAACAGTTGACATTTCTGTACCAAAAATGAAACATCCAGAAGTAGACCTGAATATTGAAGGTCCTTCTGTTAAGGGTCCTAAGATATCAATGCCAAAATTTGACATTTCCTTACCAAAAATGAAACACCCAGAGGCAGATCTGGATATCGAAGGTCCTTCTGTAAAGGGTCCTAAGATAGCCATGCCAACAGTTGACATTTCCTTACCAAAAATGAAACACCCAGAGGCAGGTCTGGATATTGATGATCTATCTGTAAAAGGCCCTAAAATATCCATGCCAAAATTTGATATTTCCTTACCAAAAATGAAACACCCAGAAACAGATCTGGATATTGAAGGTCCTTCTGTAAAGGGGCCAAAGATAGCCATGCCAACAGTTGACATTTCCTTACCAAAAATGAAACACCCAGAGGCAGATCTGGATATTGAAGGTCCTTCTGTAAAGGGTCCTAAGATAGCCATGCCAACAGTTGACATATCCTTACCAAAAATGAAACACCCAGAGGCAGATCTGGATATTGAAGGTCCTTCTGTAAAGGGTCCTAAGATATCAATGCCAAAATTTGACATTTCATTACCAAAAATGAAACACCCAGAGGCAGATCTGAATATTGAAG GTCCTTCTGTAAAGGGTCCTAAGATATCAATGCCAAAATTTGACATTTCATTACCAAAAATGAAACACCCAGAGGCAGATCTGAATATTGAAGGTCCTTCTGTAAAGGGCCCTAAGATAGCCATGCCAACAGTTGACATTTCCCTTCCCAAAATGAAACATCCGGAAGCAGATCTGAATATTGAAGGTCCTTCTCTAAAGGGGCCTAAGATATCAATGCCAACAGTTGATATTTCCTTACCAAAGATGCAACATCCAGAGGCAGACCTGGATATCAAAGGTCCTTCACTAAAAGGTCCTAAGATATCAATGCCAACAGTTAATATTTCCCTTCCCAAAATGAAACACCCCGAAGTAGATCTGGATATACAAGATCCTTCACTAAAAGGGCCTAAGATAACCATGCCAGAAGTTGACATTTCCCTACCCAAAATGAAACACCCTGAAGTAGACCTGAATGCTGAGGGTCCTTCTGTAAAGGGGCCTAAGATAGTGATGCCAACAGTTGACATTTCCCTTCCAACAATAAAGCCTTCAGACACAGAACTAGATATTGAGGGACCTTCTTTAAAAGGACCCAAAATAGGCATTCCAAAAGTTGACATCTCCCTTCCAAAACGAAAGTCAGCTGAAATAGGTGTGTCAGTGCCTGAAGGAGACACCAATCTCAGCATGCCATCAATGAAAATTCCAACCATTGACATCAACATGCCTAAAATAGATCTTGATTTAagtatttcaaagaccatggaaGGTGCAAGCATGGAGTTGCCTGAATCTACTACTGGTAGAAACTTCGAAGGACCTGACATCCATCTCAAAATGCCTAAAATTTCTTTGCCAACATTTGGAGTCAAAGATAATGCTGAAGCAGAGTGTAAAGGTGATGTGAAACTCCCAAAAGCAAAAGTTGATAAGAAGGCTTCTGAGTTTGAAGGTAGTAAACCAAAGCTACCTACAATTAAGGTTCCTGGACTTGATATCTCTGTACCAGAAGTGCCTGATGTGGATATCAATATTAAAGCACCAAAGAGTAAGAGTGATTATACTGTTGAAGGAGACATCAGTGGAAAACAACATGATTTCAACATCAAGGGTCCCAATGTTAAGATTGAAATGCCTAAACTTCCAAAATTCAAGAAGGATAAAAGTAATGTGGAAGTTCAACCACCTCATGTTGATATTGAAAGCGGTGATGCCAAAATGAAAGGACTTAAAATTAAGATGCCCAAATTtggcctttcctttcccaagggTAAACTAAAAGAAGGTGAAGTTGACGTTTCAGGACAGATGAAGGCCAGTGGGAAGATGCCAGAAGGGAAGATTAAATTCCCAAAAGAAAAGCATTCAATGGAAATGCCTGATGTGAATACAGATACCACCGATGGAAAGATAAAGCTTCCATCAGTGGCATTGCCGTCTGTTGATATCTCAGCTCCAAAGATGGACATTGACTTCAGCTTACCTAAAGGTAAAAGGGGTGACAAGGAGCAAGTAGGGCTGTTAAAGGGAGAAGATGAGAGACTTTCTTCTGGAGCCAGTTTTGATGTCCCAGATGTATCGCTGAAAATACCCAAGTTTACACTCCCGAAATTTGCgggcaaagtaaaaacagataatgTTGAACTGGACAGCAAGCATCTCAAAGCTGATATACAGCCTAGCCCTGCAAAGGTAGATATAGAAGGCAAATTTCCTTCAGTAGAATTTGATGTTGATGGCAAACCGAAAGAAAAAGATATGAAGATAAAAATGCCTAAAATGAAAATTCCTACTTTTGGTATTACAAAGAAGGATGAGGATGTAACTGTGATCACCCCAGATGTTGATACaaagattaaaaaaggaaaagtgcAAATGAAAAGCCCCACTATTGAACTTGAAGGCCCAGAGGGGAAAGTTAAATCACCAAAAATCAAATTCCCCAAATTTAAAATTTCATCACCAAAGACAAAACTGCCTGATGCCGAGGTTAAGATTGGTACTGAGAAAGGAGTTAAAGAGGGTGTTCAAACTCCAGATGTAACGATTGACATGCCTAAGATTTCAATGCCAAAATTTGGAACCAAAGATGGAAAAATGAATGTTGATGTCAGTGTACCTGAGGAAGGAAAACTTAAAATGCCATCTCTTGAAATTTCCCTCCCTACAGTTTCACATAAAGAGGGTGAGGTGCTGCTGCCAAAGGCAGAGGTTGATGTATCTGAAGCAGACATTAAAGGATATGAAGGTGATCTTAAAATCCCTAAAATGCCAAGTCTTGACATCTCTGCCCCCAAGTTTGAACTTGATATAAGTTTGCCTAAAGTTAAAGATGACTCTGCCTTAGATCCTAAGCTAGATATTAAAGCCAAGAAAGAAGGTGATCTTGATGGAACTGATTGGAAATTAAAAATGCCTCAAGTCGACTTACCTAAATTTGGCCACAAAGAAAAGAATATCAATCTGGAGCTTGACATTCCTGCAGGTAAAGCTGATGCTAAAATTGCTAAGCCTGAAATTTCCATATCAAAAGCAAGCGTAGATGTTCCTGACTTTGAAATGCAAGGCGCGGAAGGCAGGATTAAGATGCCAAAAATTAAAATGCCTAAAGTGGATATTTCTTTGCCCAAGGGGGATGGTGTTACAGAGAGTGAAGATAAGATTACAAGACCTGAGTTTGAAGATCCTGCTGCGGACGGCAAGATAAAGTTGCCTTCATTTGGAAAACTCTCCGCTCCTACGGTAAAAGCACCTGAACTGGACTTTGAACTCAGCTTGAGAAAACCTAAACATGAAACAGAAATAGAAGGTAACTGGAAAGGGAGAAAGGGGGCTGAAACTGACTTGGGTGTTACTTCAGAAAAATCAGAGTATTATATCAAGATGCCCAAAATGAAAATGCCAGAACTATCCATTTCTGGTCCACAGATCAAAGGTAGTGATCTTGAAATTGATGTGGGACTGTCAAAGTTGGACACCGGAAAAGAGAAGATTAAGGGGGACTTACCCAAAATACAAGGAAGTCCAGGTGTCACAATTAAGGCCCCAAAGATCAAAGCCCCAAAAGTAGATGCAGATGTGAAGGCACCAGAGGCTGATATTGAAGGAACAAGtggaaaatttaaaatgaaaattccaAAGTTTGGTTTATCCACAACAAAAGATGAGGGTGAAGTTAATGTAGACTTGCAGCAGGAGACCAAGTTTAAGGTTCCAGATGTGGGATTTAGTGTGACAAAAGATGGAGACCACAGCACCAATATTGACCTTTCCCTTCCTAAGGACAGTAAAGTCAAAGGTCCTAAAAAGGAAGGTAAGCTTGAAGTTGATTTGCCATCTGTCGAACTGGACATCCCAGAAGGTGGTATCAAGGTGCCCAAATTAAAGATTCCTAAAATTGGCGTGATGACATCCAAAGAGATGTTAGAAGGAGAAGTTGCTTTTGTGTCAGActcagaagaagcagaagaaaaagCAAAGAAGCATCATTTCAAATTTCCCAATGTAGAAATTTCAAGCTCTAAACCTAAAGGGTATGCAGAAGTAGATGTCAAAACTTCTGGGAGAGATATGGACCTTGAAGGGCAAACAGATGGACTAAAGTTAAAAATGCCCAAAATCACAGTACCCTCTGTCGGTTTTTCAGATTCAAAAGACCAGCACTATTCAACAGAACTGATCACCCCAGATTCTGATGCAGACATCAAAATTCCAAAAATTGACATTAAGGTTCCAAAAATTGACATTAATATTCCAAAGGTCGAAATTAAAGCCCCGGCCGTCAATGTAAAGGCCCCAGAAGAGGAATCATTGGAGATGGATGAGGAACATAAGTCCAAAGTTAAACTACCAGAGTTTGGAATTGCACTTCCTTCTGTCACACGGTTAGAAACTGAAACATCAGACGTAAAGTTAAAAGTCAAAGGACcacaaatcaaagttaaaaatgcTGAAGCGATTTCCAAATCACCACAGTCTGATGGGGATGCTGAAGGGCCAAAGATGCCAAAAGTaaaaaaagctgtttttgctTTTCCAAGGTTTAATGGGGCAGATGCGTCATTGAGTCATTCTCAAGGAGAAGTGAATCTGGGGGCTGGAGAAACTAAAACCAGAGTtcccaaaatcaaaatgaaacccACCTTTGGAAAGTTGCGTTCCAAAACAAAAGGGGCAGAAGTGAATGGGGATGCAGAAGAAATAGATGGAGAGGAAGACGAAAAacataaaactggaaaaatgaagaTTCCAAAAGTCACACTTGCAGTCTCTGCGAAGACAAGTGATGGGGCGGGATATCATGTGAATGGACAAAGTGACCCTGCTTCAACGAATGCATCTCAGCAAGACAAGAGTAAATTTGGGAAGATGAAGATTCCCAAAATTGAATTTTCCTCACCCTATTCCAAGGGGGCAGTAGATGAAGGGGAGGCTGAAATGAACATGAAGCTGGTCAAGGAAGAGGAAGCATCAATGTCAAATGGAGACAGTAAGGGCTTAAAATTTAAATCtccaaaaatcacattttcaggctttaaaaagaaaactggcAAAGAAGAGATTGAAAAGCCAGTGTCTTCCAGTGCCAGGACTGAAATGGCCTGTCTAGAATCTGGGGATAAACCCATCTCACAGTCTCCCAAGCCCAAAGTTTCCATAGGTTTGTTTTCCAGCAAATCCAGAGGAGAATACACTGTGGAACAAAGAACCAATGGTCAGGAGGCCCAAGAAGAAAGTGGCAAACATCATCTGGAAGGTAGAGGAGACAAGTCCCCCAAGTTTAAGCTCCCGAAATTCTCCCTCAGCCCCAAATCAAAAGGGGTCCTGGTGATAACCCCTGAGAGTTCCCCAAAGGCAAGCCAACGTTCCTCACAACAAAAGGAAGGGGAAGAATCATCTTCTGGTTTTAAAATCCAGATGCCAAGGGTGGGATTTAAGTCCCGTCAAGACGAGCACACATCGGAGGAGCGGATAATCATGGATGATGAGGATGAAAGTGTGATCATCGTGTCTAAGACATCTAAACACACAATAACAGAATCAGTGACTGAAAAATCCACCACCATTTAA